The following are encoded in a window of Oncorhynchus masou masou isolate Uvic2021 unplaced genomic scaffold, UVic_Omas_1.1 unplaced_scaffold_1296, whole genome shotgun sequence genomic DNA:
- the LOC135539297 gene encoding elongin-C — protein MDGEEKTYGGCEGPDAMYVKLISSDGHEFIVKREHALTSGTIKAMLSGPGQFAENETNEVNFREIPSHVLSKVCMYFTYKVRYTNSSTEIPEFPIAPEIALELLMAANFLDC, from the exons ATGG ATGGTGAAGAGAAGACCTATGGTGGCTGTGAGGGCCCAGATGCCATGTATGTGAAGCTGATCTCTTCTGATGGCCATGAATTCATAGTGAAGAGGGAACACGCCTTGACTTCAGGGACCATCAAAGCCATGTTGAGTGGACCAG gTCAGTTTGCAGAGAATGAAACCAACGAAGTGAACTTCAGAGAGATCCCCTCCCATGTCCTGTCCAAGGTGTGCATGTACTTCACCTACAAGGTCCGCTACACCAACAGCTCCACGGAAATCCCAGAGTTCCCCATCGCCCCTGAGATCGCCCTGGAACTACTCATGGCTGCAAACTTCTTGGATTGTTAA
- the LOC135539299 gene encoding probable ubiquitin-conjugating enzyme E2 W-B has translation MRGGSIMASMQKRLQKELMALQNDPPPGMTLNEKSVQNTITQWIVDMEGATGTLYEGEKFQLLFKFSSRYPFDSPQVMFTGENIPVHPHVYSNGHICLSILTEDWSPALSVQSVCLSIISMLSSCKEKRRPPDNSFYVRTCNKNPKKTKWWYHDDTC, from the exons ATGCGGGGGGGTTCCATCATGGCGTCGATGCAG AAAAGGCTACAAAAGGAACTAATGGCTTTGCAAAATGATCCGCCCCCTGGAATGACGCTCAATGAGAAAAGTGTCCAGAACACCATCACACA ATGGATTGTAGATATGGAAGGAGCCACGGGCACGCTCTACGAGGGAGAGAAATTTCAGCTGCTTTTCAAATTCAGTAGTCGGTATCCTTTCGATTCACCTCag GTAATGTTCACGGGAGAGAATATACCTGTGCATCCTCACGTTTATAGCAACGGTCACATCTGTCTGTCCATACTAACAGAAGACTGGTCGCCAGCCCTCTCAGTGCAGTCAGTCTGTCTCAGCATtatcagcatgttgtccagctgcAAAGAAAAG agacGGCCACCCGATAACTCCTTTTACGTAAGAACATGTAACAAAAACCCAAAGAAAACAAAATGGTGGTATCACG ATGATACGTGCTAA